CCTTGCGGATGATCTGGCGGTCTTCCAGCAGCTCGATGGCACGGGGCTTGGTGGGATCCCGGCGGAGGTACCCCTTCTCCTCCAACCGTGCGAGATGCCCGTGCACCGTGGAACTCGAGCTTAATCCCACGGCCTCGCCGATCTCGCGCACCGAGGGTGGGTAACCCCGGGTGCGTACCGTCCTCTTGATGTAGTCGAGGATCTGCCGCTGGCGCGGCGTCAGCTCCTTGGGAACCATGGGCGGCAGCACCGTCCTTCCTGCCGGCGCAGCACCCGGACGCCGGCGTCCCTGGAGGTCATAGCCATCATAACACACCTGTTCGCCGTTTGCAAACATAAGTTCGGAAGGGCTCACGTGTCATTCCGGGGGACCGCTTGACATGCGCACATCCGTTCGCTATGATACGAACGGAGCTTCGGAGAACGGTCATTCGTGGAGGATGGCCCATGGACGGGAGCCTTAACCCGGGTAGGCAAAAGCTGCTGTCCGGCCGCAAACACCCGCAAGGGGTCAGCGGTGAAAAGCGCCACAGGCACCTCGCCCTGGCCGCCAGCGGCACCATTCTGTTGGGCTCGGCCCTACTGGCCGGGGGCTACTGGCTGCAATTGACCCGCCAATCCGTCCCGGTGGCGGCCATGGCTCCGGGGTCCGCCGCCGGCCCTCGGCTGGCGCGAGGGGAGCGGTGGGTCGTGGTGCAGCCCGGGGATACGCTCTGGTCGCTCGCGGTGAAGCACGGTCCCGCAGGAGCCGATCCGAGGCGGTACGTGGACGCCATCCTCCGCGAAAATCCCGGTGCTGACGCGGCCCGCTTGCGGCCGGGTCAGGCGCTCTATCTCCCGCACCCCTGAGTGGAAGGGGTGGGGGCAAGCTAGTAGGGAAGGCGGTTGAGTTGCTCCTTCAACCGCCGGTTGAGCACATGGGTGTACCGCTGGGTCGTCGCCAGCGAGGCGTGCCCGAGCAACTCCTGAATCGTCCTCAAG
This portion of the Bacillota bacterium genome encodes:
- a CDS encoding LysM domain-containing protein encodes the protein MDGSLNPGRQKLLSGRKHPQGVSGEKRHRHLALAASGTILLGSALLAGGYWLQLTRQSVPVAAMAPGSAAGPRLARGERWVVVQPGDTLWSLAVKHGPAGADPRRYVDAILRENPGADAARLRPGQALYLPHP